One window of Acetomicrobium thermoterrenum DSM 13490 genomic DNA carries:
- a CDS encoding SDR family oxidoreductase has product MNMGLEGKVALVLASSSGLGKAIATELASEGANVVISSTNEEKLKVAKKDIKESTGKEPLHFVCDVTKSGDIEKLISFVVQKYGTIHILVNNAGGPPPGKFEDFPDDAWQRAFELTLLSFVRTTRLVLPYMKKMRWGRILNSTSSSVREAIDNLILSNTFRLGVVGMTKTLAREVAPYNILVNVIGPGRFKTDRIEQLDKAAAERQNLSLEEVRSAMLRQIPMGRYGDPREYGRLAVFLCSEANSYITGQTIIADGGMLKAVP; this is encoded by the coding sequence ATGAACATGGGGCTTGAAGGAAAGGTAGCATTGGTCCTGGCCTCCAGTTCCGGCTTGGGAAAGGCCATTGCAACGGAGCTTGCGAGTGAAGGAGCGAATGTAGTAATTTCCTCCACGAACGAAGAGAAGTTGAAGGTTGCAAAGAAGGATATAAAAGAAAGCACTGGAAAAGAGCCTCTGCATTTCGTCTGCGACGTAACCAAATCCGGCGATATAGAAAAGCTTATCAGCTTTGTCGTTCAAAAGTATGGCACCATTCATATCCTGGTGAACAACGCCGGCGGACCTCCTCCGGGAAAGTTCGAAGATTTTCCTGACGATGCCTGGCAAAGGGCTTTCGAGCTGACCCTCCTGAGCTTTGTCAGGACGACTAGACTTGTATTGCCCTACATGAAAAAAATGCGCTGGGGCAGGATACTCAATTCCACCTCATCTTCCGTCAGGGAGGCAATTGATAATTTAATACTTTCAAACACATTCCGCCTCGGCGTTGTGGGTATGACGAAGACCTTGGCCCGCGAAGTGGCACCCTATAACATATTGGTCAACGTTATCGGCCCAGGAAGGTTCAAAACGGATCGCATAGAGCAGCTGGATAAAGCAGCGGCAGAGCGCCAAAACCTCTCGCTTGAGGAAGTTCGCTCTGCCATGTTGAGACAAATTCCCATGGGCAGGTATGGCGATCCCCGGGAATATGGCCGTCTGGCCGTGTTTCTCTGTTCCGAGGCCAACAGCTACATCACGGGGCAGACGATTATCGCTGATGGAGGGATGCTCAAGGCTGTGCCCTAA
- a CDS encoding ParB/RepB/Spo0J family partition protein has product MAKSKKALGKGLEALIGSPFEDKITIPSKDRGVLPIDEIKPSSLQPRQSMSDEGLTSLAESIKEHGILQPLIVRRAGEGYEVVAGERRWKAAKIAGLKEVPVVIVDLDDAQSLEVALVENLQREDLSPIEVAKSLSEMIKRFEMTHEEVASRLGWSRPLVSNKLRLLDLPVEVQKLLEEGKISEGHARALSGLSSGDDQIVLARKCVAHSWSVRRLEDEISRLKASGDARSKKTSTVELPLGKSHGLKVVVKKSQDESRLIIGGLDDKRVKRLVKFLEENIDSLFDRGV; this is encoded by the coding sequence GTGGCTAAATCCAAGAAAGCTTTAGGAAAGGGGTTAGAAGCGCTCATAGGATCCCCCTTCGAGGATAAAATAACGATCCCTTCAAAGGATCGGGGGGTTTTGCCCATAGACGAAATTAAACCCTCTTCTCTTCAGCCGAGACAGAGCATGAGCGACGAGGGCTTGACGTCTCTGGCCGAGTCCATCAAAGAACACGGCATTTTACAGCCCCTGATAGTCAGGCGTGCGGGGGAAGGTTACGAAGTTGTGGCCGGCGAAAGGCGCTGGAAAGCTGCGAAGATCGCGGGACTTAAGGAAGTTCCCGTTGTAATAGTCGATTTGGATGATGCTCAGTCACTCGAGGTGGCGCTCGTAGAAAATCTCCAAAGGGAGGATCTGTCGCCCATCGAAGTGGCCAAGTCCCTTTCGGAGATGATAAAAAGGTTTGAGATGACACATGAGGAGGTGGCCTCCCGCCTGGGATGGAGTCGCCCCCTCGTGTCGAACAAGCTACGTTTACTTGACTTGCCTGTAGAGGTGCAGAAGCTGCTCGAGGAGGGAAAGATATCGGAAGGCCATGCAAGAGCCCTTTCGGGATTGTCCTCCGGAGATGACCAAATAGTCCTTGCCCGAAAGTGCGTGGCCCATTCCTGGTCGGTGAGAAGGCTTGAGGATGAGATAAGCAGGCTTAAGGCCTCGGGCGATGCAAGAAGTAAGAAGACCTCTACTGTTGAACTGCCCCTTGGCAAAAGCCACGGCCTTAAAGTAGTCGTAAAGAAAAGTCAAGACGAAAGCAGGTTGATCATAGGAGGTTTGGACGACAAGAGAGTCAAAAGGCTTGTAAAGTTTCTCGAGGAAAACATTGATTCGCTGTTCGATCGGGGCGTATAA
- a CDS encoding ParA family protein, with protein MVEVSFLRIIAVANQKGGVGKTTSCVNLAAALGDRGRRVLVVDLDPQGHSTSGLGIDKGKLSLSVYDVLINDSSPDEAISSTPWKGVYLLPARLELAGAEVELVGLLSRETRLARALSKLKDFDLILIDCPPSLGLLTVNALVAAETVVVPIQCEYYALEGLSQLVGTVELVRRHLNERLHIGGVILTMYDSRTNLSKEVAEEVRKRFLDAVFETTIPRNVRLSEAPSYGQPVIYYDPQCIGTKAYIALAEEVEKRWLNPRKL; from the coding sequence ATGGTGGAGGTGAGCTTTTTGCGTATTATAGCCGTAGCAAATCAAAAGGGAGGTGTGGGCAAGACTACCTCCTGCGTGAACCTGGCGGCAGCCCTGGGAGACAGAGGAAGAAGGGTGCTCGTAGTGGATCTTGACCCTCAGGGGCACAGTACCAGCGGATTGGGGATCGATAAGGGAAAGTTGTCTCTAAGCGTGTATGACGTGTTGATCAACGACTCGTCTCCCGATGAGGCGATCTCTTCGACGCCGTGGAAGGGGGTTTACCTCTTGCCGGCCAGGCTGGAATTGGCGGGGGCGGAGGTCGAGCTGGTGGGACTTTTGAGCAGAGAGACCAGATTGGCTAGGGCCTTATCGAAGCTTAAGGATTTTGACCTGATCCTGATAGATTGCCCGCCCTCCTTAGGGCTTTTAACCGTGAACGCGCTGGTTGCTGCCGAAACGGTGGTAGTCCCCATACAATGCGAGTATTACGCACTGGAGGGGCTGTCTCAGCTCGTAGGAACCGTCGAACTGGTGCGACGCCACCTCAACGAAAGGTTGCATATCGGGGGTGTCATCCTGACCATGTACGACAGCCGCACAAATCTCTCTAAAGAGGTGGCGGAGGAAGTGCGAAAGCGTTTTCTGGATGCCGTGTTCGAGACGACAATTCCGCGAAACGTTCGGCTTTCGGAAGCGCCAAGTTACGGTCAACCTGTAATTTACTACGACCCCCAGTGCATTGGTACCAAGGCCTATATTGCATTGGCCGAGGAGGTGGAAAAAAGGTGGCTAAATCCAAGAAAGCTTTAG
- the rsmG gene encoding 16S rRNA (guanine(527)-N(7))-methyltransferase RsmG, protein MEDLKVMTKEVASDILEGIINANRDKLMDYAKLLGLANSRARLTGPADPKCIFDEHIVDCLAALPLIPFNVRIVDIGTGGGLPGLVWAVCRSDVFVDLLDSVRKKCLVLEEMVRSLNLENVRVHCSRAEEFASLNNGLYDLAAARAVSHLGILLEYFSPLVRRGGSCMAFKGPKGFEELEEFEGKEEKLGWSGLEIWSYEVAGKKLYLFTWKKVKDAQISVPRRVGIPERRPWWR, encoded by the coding sequence ATGGAAGATTTGAAAGTTATGACGAAAGAAGTAGCATCGGACATCTTAGAGGGCATAATAAATGCTAACAGAGATAAATTGATGGACTATGCAAAGCTTCTGGGATTGGCAAACAGCCGTGCCCGTTTGACGGGGCCTGCCGACCCAAAGTGCATATTCGACGAACATATCGTGGACTGTCTCGCGGCCCTACCGCTTATTCCTTTCAATGTCCGAATAGTGGACATCGGGACGGGAGGGGGATTGCCGGGGCTCGTCTGGGCTGTCTGCAGAAGCGACGTATTCGTCGATCTCCTGGACAGCGTCAGGAAAAAATGTCTCGTCCTGGAGGAAATGGTTCGCAGCTTAAACCTAGAAAATGTCAGGGTCCATTGCTCCAGGGCGGAGGAATTCGCATCTTTAAATAACGGTCTCTACGATTTGGCTGCTGCCCGCGCCGTCTCCCATCTGGGCATCCTTCTCGAATATTTTTCCCCCCTCGTCAGAAGGGGCGGCAGCTGCATGGCCTTCAAGGGGCCAAAGGGATTTGAGGAGCTGGAAGAATTCGAGGGAAAAGAGGAGAAATTGGGGTGGTCGGGGCTTGAGATATGGAGCTATGAGGTGGCGGGCAAGAAGCTTTATTTATTTACATGGAAGAAGGTAAAGGACGCACAAATAAGCGTTCCGAGAAGGGTTGGCATCCCCGAGAGAAGGCCATGGTGGAGGTGA
- a CDS encoding PPC domain-containing DNA-binding protein — MSDKIIYARNDNYLIVRLRDGDDFFETLLSLFKKEDIKSAVLVSSVGMMRDVELGWFSGEEYIKKSFEEPMELLSLTGSVNETEEGKIFLHLHAVLGSSDLTTAGGHLFKATVHQTNELVFLLPTNINLKRLREGEGLLRLFPERKK; from the coding sequence ATGTCCGATAAAATTATCTACGCCAGAAACGATAATTATCTTATAGTCCGCCTGAGAGACGGCGATGATTTTTTTGAAACGCTTCTGTCCCTATTCAAAAAAGAGGACATTAAATCAGCCGTTTTAGTCTCTTCCGTAGGAATGATGAGAGACGTAGAGTTGGGCTGGTTTAGCGGGGAAGAGTACATAAAAAAATCCTTCGAAGAGCCGATGGAGCTTCTTTCGCTCACGGGTTCCGTAAACGAGACGGAGGAAGGAAAAATATTCTTACACCTCCATGCGGTGTTAGGATCTTCGGATTTGACGACTGCGGGGGGGCATTTGTTCAAGGCTACAGTGCACCAGACGAACGAACTGGTATTCCTACTGCCGACAAATATAAATTTGAAGCGGCTGAGAGAGGGAGAGGGATTGCTCAGGCTCTTCCCCGAGCGCAAGAAATAA
- a CDS encoding thermonuclease family protein — MKSLVSPKGKKRLIRKALLAAFLICLYLFSVNLGEKEALVINVIDGDTVVAVTESGEKETVRYLLIDTPELHHPSRGEEELGREAKAFNASLVAGRKVKFEPDAEKRDRYGRLLAYAWIEEKGEEKMVNEMLVEEGLALPYFIPPNGKYLDRISEAAKRAKDRDVGLWKIARKRVYTPDQVYAALPYIAGRYITLVMRVEEAKKSGSRWLLYERESRCQLVIYDNNEHLLGAKDFIVGRKIRAIGKVTASYNGAEMIISDTSQIEIEVKAKEPSK, encoded by the coding sequence ATGAAGAGCTTGGTTTCGCCGAAGGGCAAGAAGCGCTTGATTCGAAAGGCGCTTCTTGCCGCTTTTTTAATATGTCTTTACCTCTTTTCGGTCAATTTAGGAGAAAAGGAAGCTCTGGTAATCAATGTCATCGATGGCGATACTGTTGTAGCGGTGACGGAATCGGGCGAAAAAGAAACCGTAAGATACCTGCTCATAGATACCCCGGAGCTTCATCATCCCAGCCGCGGAGAGGAAGAGCTAGGAAGAGAAGCCAAAGCTTTCAACGCTTCACTGGTAGCCGGCAGAAAGGTAAAGTTTGAGCCGGACGCAGAAAAAAGAGACAGGTACGGAAGGCTGCTAGCCTACGCATGGATAGAGGAAAAGGGAGAAGAAAAGATGGTAAACGAGATGCTTGTCGAGGAAGGTTTGGCTCTCCCCTATTTCATACCACCAAACGGGAAATATCTCGACAGGATTTCGGAGGCCGCGAAAAGGGCAAAAGACAGAGACGTCGGGCTTTGGAAGATCGCCCGGAAGAGGGTTTACACTCCCGACCAGGTCTACGCGGCACTGCCATATATTGCAGGCCGTTATATAACGCTTGTCATGAGAGTCGAGGAGGCCAAAAAATCGGGCTCCCGATGGCTGCTGTATGAAAGGGAAAGCAGATGTCAACTGGTTATATACGATAACAATGAACACCTTCTTGGAGCAAAAGATTTCATCGTAGGCAGGAAGATAAGGGCGATCGGCAAAGTAACGGCCTCCTACAACGGCGCCGAGATGATCATCTCCGATACATCTCAAATAGAAATCGAGGTAAAGGCGAAAGAGCCGAGTAAGTAA
- a CDS encoding AsmA-like C-terminal region-containing protein, with protein sequence MKVQKKHILIGVAAIIVILLLVIANIDVGTGMIREMAPQAAKDAIGADLALGNVSGNPIRGYKLRDVALSKEGEEVLSIKQLDVKPSLFALIGGKVYLDSLVVNEALIDFERTLELVKNFKPSGAGEGLPLETIEVKSSTVKGPFGVIDLRSIEVKPEATTIKAKIDASYNGLPARGDAVISLKEGVAIDEMNLKIAQGEISFSGEIMPELNIEGRAGNIQVEELKLLWPPLEKQKLAGAFGGTIKLSGKLPDIRGEGDLSFEKGTIVGISVERARSDWRYEENTLDFRNIDADVLNGNVHGTLTMILRTLPPHINLSLEGKNLDVGLLSKEFPQLAGKVSGTVDSVKADISGMAMELSGKVALSASKLSVMNQPLQAINIKANIDKGKRIDIDATSRWNEMPLKATGYVDLPAGPFVSMVVSCQKASIDKIKTLVPSLKDLPAKGNASGEVQIKGSLKDVASLSTSGKVWSDVITLLDQEIKSPTVNFEFKENALDIKSFSALWQGAKFHGAGKIVNVTKAPTLDIKGKVEGLNLTSMGQLVPKLEQYELAGTVSSEWHIVGPLSSPDLSLDFNSNRITFSGIAAKGITGSTSLKPLAKDPLSGISAQIKASSVGTTAFPLINDLSASIKGEANKINLTEIKGLLLGGNFNATGQIAIKDKQPALSLTASAKGARLSNLQNLGLTLPIEGLVDFEAKADGLLPDVIIAAKASSPEITVAGFTLTDAALDAEGPWNSLKIKSFNARAGGGALTGSGIIAYDKALSLNFDVQGNNLDLKEISKKLDEANKLNMQGLVNLRATISYDDKGLKGDGEITSPEAGVYGLKASDIKVPFVMKDGTITSQDMKARFYEGSASGKGSITLSNLKWTTSLSVSEANLDPLIHDLFPMEGHITGKAGLQFNGSGTLGKNLEGNGSFNVGSGKVSDFKMVKVIAAAYGKSTIDYKSIQGRFVLDTMALTLLPGTQAYAPKGDPMYTYFGADGMIKYNGNLNLSCYGNLNVQAINALVGGIKGGILSGGESLKSTLEGFLGGLLQGSQTTDFRDVSFNVTGTFKSPKISNLEVSKPVTEETPQGLTQDQTDTQSSQSSPEDVIKKTILERIFNKDN encoded by the coding sequence GTGAAAGTGCAAAAGAAACACATTTTGATAGGCGTTGCAGCGATAATAGTGATCCTTCTGCTGGTCATCGCAAATATCGACGTCGGCACGGGCATGATCCGAGAAATGGCTCCCCAGGCCGCGAAGGATGCCATTGGAGCCGACTTGGCCCTTGGGAACGTTTCGGGCAACCCCATAAGGGGTTACAAATTGAGGGATGTCGCGCTCTCGAAGGAAGGAGAGGAAGTCCTTTCCATAAAACAGCTGGATGTCAAGCCAAGCTTGTTCGCGCTGATAGGCGGGAAGGTCTATCTCGATTCCCTGGTTGTGAACGAAGCCTTAATCGATTTCGAGAGAACGCTCGAGCTGGTAAAGAACTTTAAACCATCAGGTGCGGGGGAGGGTTTGCCTTTAGAGACAATAGAAGTTAAGTCCAGCACGGTAAAGGGCCCCTTCGGAGTTATAGACTTGAGGAGCATCGAGGTAAAGCCCGAGGCGACCACCATCAAGGCAAAAATCGATGCTTCATACAACGGGCTGCCCGCGAGGGGAGATGCAGTCATATCGCTAAAGGAAGGCGTCGCAATAGATGAGATGAACCTTAAGATCGCCCAGGGTGAGATCTCCTTTAGCGGCGAGATAATGCCCGAGCTCAATATCGAAGGAAGGGCCGGAAATATACAGGTAGAGGAGTTGAAACTTCTTTGGCCTCCCCTCGAGAAACAAAAGCTGGCCGGGGCCTTCGGCGGCACCATCAAGTTATCGGGGAAGCTGCCCGACATTCGCGGCGAGGGCGATTTGAGCTTCGAAAAGGGTACGATCGTCGGCATATCCGTCGAACGGGCGAGGTCCGACTGGCGTTACGAGGAAAATACCCTCGACTTCAGAAACATAGATGCTGACGTCTTAAACGGCAACGTCCACGGAACCCTGACCATGATTCTCAGGACATTGCCGCCACACATAAACCTCTCTTTGGAGGGCAAAAACCTCGACGTTGGCCTCCTGTCGAAGGAATTTCCCCAACTGGCGGGAAAGGTATCCGGCACTGTGGACAGCGTCAAGGCTGATATCTCCGGAATGGCCATGGAGTTATCGGGAAAGGTCGCTCTTTCCGCGTCAAAACTTTCAGTCATGAATCAACCCCTTCAGGCTATCAATATTAAGGCGAACATCGATAAAGGGAAAAGGATAGATATCGACGCAACTTCCCGATGGAACGAAATGCCTCTTAAGGCGACGGGTTATGTAGATCTTCCGGCGGGTCCTTTTGTTAGCATGGTCGTGTCCTGCCAAAAAGCTTCCATCGATAAGATAAAAACCCTTGTGCCATCCCTAAAGGATCTGCCAGCAAAGGGAAATGCCTCGGGAGAAGTGCAGATCAAGGGTTCTCTCAAGGACGTTGCTTCCCTTTCGACTTCGGGCAAAGTATGGTCTGATGTCATCACGCTTTTAGACCAGGAGATAAAGTCTCCCACCGTGAATTTCGAATTTAAAGAAAACGCCCTGGACATCAAGAGCTTTTCCGCATTATGGCAAGGAGCTAAATTCCACGGCGCAGGGAAGATCGTGAACGTGACAAAGGCCCCAACTCTGGACATAAAAGGAAAAGTTGAGGGATTGAATTTGACCAGCATGGGACAACTCGTTCCCAAGCTCGAGCAGTATGAGTTGGCAGGCACCGTTTCATCGGAATGGCATATAGTTGGACCTTTGAGCTCTCCAGATCTCTCTCTGGATTTTAATTCAAACAGGATAACCTTCTCCGGCATAGCAGCAAAAGGCATCACCGGTTCAACTTCTTTGAAACCTTTGGCTAAAGACCCTTTGTCCGGAATTTCGGCTCAAATAAAGGCCTCTTCGGTAGGGACGACGGCCTTCCCGTTGATAAATGACCTGTCAGCTTCCATAAAAGGTGAGGCTAACAAGATCAACTTGACCGAGATCAAGGGCCTGCTTCTGGGCGGAAACTTCAATGCCACGGGCCAAATTGCCATCAAGGATAAACAACCTGCCCTATCTTTGACGGCCTCAGCGAAGGGCGCCAGACTGTCAAACCTGCAAAACCTTGGGTTGACTTTGCCGATAGAGGGCTTGGTCGATTTTGAGGCGAAAGCAGACGGCTTGCTGCCGGACGTCATAATCGCAGCCAAGGCTTCGTCGCCCGAGATAACCGTGGCCGGCTTCACGTTAACCGATGCAGCTTTAGACGCGGAAGGCCCGTGGAACTCCCTGAAAATCAAATCCTTCAACGCCAGGGCTGGCGGAGGGGCGCTAACAGGCAGCGGAATAATCGCTTATGATAAAGCGTTAAGTCTAAACTTTGACGTGCAGGGAAACAACCTCGACCTGAAGGAAATATCCAAGAAATTGGACGAGGCAAATAAACTGAATATGCAGGGTCTCGTAAACCTTAGGGCGACGATTTCCTACGACGACAAAGGCCTTAAGGGCGACGGAGAAATCACATCTCCGGAAGCCGGCGTCTACGGGCTTAAAGCCAGTGACATAAAAGTCCCCTTCGTCATGAAGGATGGCACAATAACAAGCCAAGACATGAAAGCCCGCTTTTACGAAGGGAGCGCATCGGGCAAAGGATCCATCACTTTGTCTAATTTGAAATGGACGACGTCCCTAAGCGTTTCCGAGGCAAACTTGGATCCGCTCATTCATGATCTCTTTCCCATGGAGGGACACATCACCGGAAAGGCGGGGCTACAGTTTAACGGCAGCGGCACGCTGGGCAAGAATCTGGAAGGCAATGGTTCCTTTAATGTCGGAAGCGGCAAAGTGTCCGATTTCAAAATGGTTAAGGTCATTGCAGCAGCATACGGTAAAAGCACCATAGACTACAAGTCGATTCAGGGAAGGTTCGTCTTGGATACCATGGCGTTAACCCTCCTTCCGGGGACTCAGGCTTATGCCCCCAAGGGAGATCCGATGTATACCTACTTTGGTGCCGACGGCATGATTAAATACAACGGCAACCTCAATCTCTCATGTTACGGCAATTTGAACGTACAGGCCATTAACGCCCTGGTGGGCGGCATAAAGGGCGGCATTCTTTCCGGAGGGGAATCGCTCAAGTCAACTCTCGAGGGGTTCTTAGGCGGCTTGCTGCAGGGCTCTCAGACGACGGACTTCAGGGACGTCAGCTTTAACGTCACGGGCACTTTTAAGTCTCCGAAGATATCCAATCTGGAGGTTTCTAAACCCGTCACGGAAGAGACGCCGCAAGGCCTAACTCAAGACCAGACGGATACACAATCGAGTCAATCGAGTCCCGAAGATGTGATCAAAAAGACGATACTTGAAAGGATATTCAATAAGGATAACTAA
- a CDS encoding MBL fold metallo-hydrolase RNA specificity domain-containing protein, giving the protein MRLGIYGAAGEVTGSNYLLEHDGKRVLIDCGIFQGRDEDRKNSEPFPFDASTVDALLLTHAHLDHSGRVPLLVKRGFRGKIYATTPTLELCEILWRDSARLMKEEADWKSRKNRRKGLPPVYPLFSEKEIERALEMFVPVSYDDVIEAASDIKVRFRDAGHILGSAIIEIWAGKDSIKLVFSGDLGQQVTVLDRNPAVIEDADYVIIESTYGDRNHKSLDETREEFASVIAECLRDRSKVLIPTFVVDRVQRILYELNILQEMGILKDNVPIYFDSPMGVKTTEIYRKYSSLLSAEIQDRLFKNQDPFAPMGLKEVTSPEESKKINDVSFAIVLAGSGMANGGRIVHHLKHNLWNPKAHVIFAGYQAAGTLGRKIIDGARFVKVAGEEVAVKCKFHTIGGFSAHADKDDLLTWASNFKTNPTFIVTHGEERSSNSLADELRKLGSQALVPQRGYEMSLDRGRSTVEKRVEIPAERPPVEVQSILRDMDLLLANINEALKEEEVAEEIGPLLMSAKLLLEIASQRVVR; this is encoded by the coding sequence TTGCGACTGGGTATTTATGGTGCTGCAGGAGAAGTAACGGGGTCCAATTATTTACTCGAACACGACGGGAAAAGGGTGTTGATCGATTGCGGTATCTTTCAGGGGCGGGACGAGGACAGGAAAAACAGCGAGCCCTTCCCCTTCGATGCCTCCACGGTGGATGCTCTTTTGTTGACCCATGCCCATCTGGATCATTCTGGACGCGTTCCCCTTCTCGTGAAGAGAGGATTTCGAGGAAAAATTTACGCAACTACTCCGACCCTCGAGCTGTGCGAAATATTGTGGAGGGATTCGGCCCGTTTGATGAAGGAGGAGGCGGATTGGAAGAGCAGAAAAAACAGGCGAAAGGGGCTTCCGCCCGTATATCCTCTGTTTTCGGAAAAGGAGATAGAAAGGGCATTGGAAATGTTCGTACCCGTCTCCTACGATGACGTCATCGAGGCGGCGTCTGATATCAAGGTGCGCTTTCGCGACGCCGGACACATTTTAGGAAGTGCCATCATCGAAATTTGGGCCGGTAAAGACAGCATTAAACTGGTCTTTTCAGGCGATCTTGGCCAGCAGGTTACCGTCCTGGACAGGAATCCGGCCGTCATTGAGGACGCCGATTACGTGATAATAGAGTCCACTTACGGAGACCGAAATCACAAAAGCCTGGATGAGACGAGGGAGGAGTTCGCCTCAGTCATAGCGGAATGTTTGAGGGACCGCTCCAAGGTCTTGATTCCTACTTTCGTTGTGGACAGAGTGCAAAGAATACTCTACGAACTCAACATCCTTCAGGAAATGGGCATATTGAAGGACAATGTGCCCATTTACTTCGACTCCCCCATGGGCGTCAAGACTACGGAGATATATAGGAAATATTCTTCCCTCCTTTCGGCGGAAATACAGGACAGACTCTTCAAAAATCAGGACCCCTTCGCCCCCATGGGTTTGAAGGAGGTCACCTCTCCCGAGGAGTCGAAAAAAATCAACGACGTATCTTTCGCCATTGTCTTGGCGGGAAGCGGCATGGCTAACGGAGGTCGGATTGTCCATCATTTGAAACATAATCTGTGGAACCCAAAGGCTCACGTGATATTTGCAGGATATCAGGCGGCCGGTACTCTGGGGCGCAAGATCATAGATGGAGCGAGGTTCGTCAAGGTCGCCGGCGAGGAGGTGGCCGTGAAGTGCAAGTTTCATACGATAGGTGGCTTTTCTGCCCATGCCGACAAGGACGACCTCCTTACCTGGGCGTCCAACTTCAAGACGAATCCGACTTTCATAGTTACCCATGGAGAAGAGAGGTCATCTAATTCTTTGGCGGATGAGTTGAGAAAATTGGGCAGTCAAGCCCTTGTGCCTCAAAGGGGATATGAGATGTCCCTTGATCGTGGACGTTCCACCGTCGAAAAGAGGGTCGAAATTCCGGCGGAAAGACCTCCCGTTGAAGTGCAGTCTATCTTAAGGGACATGGATCTCTTGCTGGCTAACATTAACGAAGCCCTTAAAGAGGAGGAAGTTGCGGAAGAGATCGGACCTCTCCTTATGTCGGCCAAATTGTTACTGGAGATAGCAAGCCAAAGGGTCGTTCGTTAA
- a CDS encoding nitroreductase family protein codes for MKGLLPEIESWASIRRYDPRPIPDDVLMRILDAARRAPSWANVQPWHFIVVREKTMKSKLRRLAVGQRFLETADSVVLCLGERSAWSEEQRVRQMKALSQALGQSFDEERAKKSLNDPAYNPLLRGEEILVARLYEQLSLAIAFMILQAKHEGVGSCIVGAFANEVTAVNEELYEEVRRDLEIPQDAMILTLVTLGYPAENPKPRPRKSFEGVVSLEKYGNPFPASL; via the coding sequence ATGAAGGGGTTGCTTCCCGAGATAGAAAGTTGGGCTAGCATAAGAAGGTATGATCCCCGTCCAATTCCAGATGATGTTTTAATGAGAATTCTAGATGCGGCAAGACGAGCGCCCAGCTGGGCAAATGTACAGCCCTGGCATTTTATCGTCGTGCGGGAAAAGACGATGAAGTCGAAATTGCGCCGGTTGGCGGTGGGCCAGCGTTTCCTAGAGACAGCCGACAGCGTCGTCCTTTGTTTAGGCGAGCGAAGCGCCTGGTCAGAAGAGCAGAGGGTAAGGCAGATGAAGGCCCTATCTCAAGCCCTGGGACAGAGCTTTGACGAGGAAAGGGCCAAGAAATCCCTTAATGATCCTGCATACAACCCTCTTTTAAGAGGCGAGGAAATATTGGTTGCAAGGCTATACGAGCAGTTGTCTCTGGCCATTGCTTTCATGATACTCCAGGCCAAACACGAAGGCGTGGGAAGCTGCATAGTCGGAGCCTTCGCAAATGAGGTTACGGCTGTGAACGAGGAACTTTACGAGGAAGTTCGCCGCGATCTGGAGATCCCGCAAGATGCCATGATTTTAACCCTCGTAACATTAGGATATCCTGCCGAAAATCCCAAACCCAGGCCACGGAAATCCTTTGAAGGTGTCGTGTCCCTGGAAAAATACGGGAACCCCTTCCCGGCATCTCTCTGA
- a CDS encoding TlpA family protein disulfide reductase: MKTKKTLILTISLAFLVIFAFDISPLLAMERGETAPDFEAVDFDGRQVKLSDFKGKPLLLNFWATWCPPCLKELPEFQRFFDEHGEDVNIVAVNLTTSERSILHVKNFVLENKLAFPVYLDEDGLAAQAYLVRYIPTSYFLDENLKILEVHVGPLTYEQIKDKFGL, translated from the coding sequence GTGAAAACGAAGAAAACCTTAATATTGACAATATCTTTAGCTTTCTTGGTCATCTTTGCTTTTGACATTTCACCCCTTTTGGCCATGGAAAGGGGTGAAACCGCGCCGGATTTCGAAGCGGTGGACTTCGACGGAAGGCAGGTCAAACTCTCCGATTTCAAAGGCAAACCCCTTTTATTGAATTTTTGGGCCACCTGGTGCCCTCCCTGTCTCAAGGAGTTGCCCGAATTTCAGCGATTTTTCGACGAACATGGCGAAGATGTGAATATCGTAGCCGTCAATTTGACTACCTCGGAAAGGTCCATACTTCACGTTAAAAATTTTGTTCTCGAAAATAAGCTCGCCTTTCCTGTCTATCTTGATGAAGATGGATTGGCGGCTCAAGCATATCTTGTGAGGTACATTCCCACAAGTTACTTCTTGGACGAAAATTTGAAGATTCTCGAAGTGCATGTTGGCCCGCTGACGTATGAACAAATAAAAGATAAATTCGGTTTATAG